The following coding sequences lie in one Salvia hispanica cultivar TCC Black 2014 unplaced genomic scaffold, UniMelb_Shisp_WGS_1.0 HiC_scaffold_671, whole genome shotgun sequence genomic window:
- the LOC125199782 gene encoding (-)-5-epieremophilene synthase STPS3-like: protein MAPPQSLVEIQRPVANFSPSLWGDQFIKHGSTAKAAQKHSSAVEVCKNEVLDMMAAAGNNLVEAMNLIDTLERLGISYHFEKEIEDKLHHFFNVNTDYSDDKSYDLYTVALHFRLFRQHGHRLSSDIFARWVDVNGKFQEGLKNDGKGLLSLYEASYLRTRGETILDDALEFATATLKSIAPHLESPLSKQVVHALIQPLHYGNPRIEARYFISIYEEYQDKNESLLRFAKLDYNLLQMLHKEELHEVSRWWKELDLVSKLPYARDRVVECFFWAMGVYHEPQFSRARVMLTKTIAMTSIIDDTYDAYGVIEELDIFTEAIERWNIEEMDKLPEYVKPFYKALLELYEQFEEELAKEGRSYAAHYAIESLKELVRSYHVEAKWFIQGYLPPFEEYLKNALITCTYCYHTTTALLGDESATKEDFEWLSEKPKMLVAGLLICRVIDDIATYEVEKERGQSATGIESYMRDNGATIEEAVAKFFEIATDAWKDINEECMRPSPYSRDVLMRILNLERIIDVTYKGNEDGYTQPEKVLKPHIVALFVDPIGVDQFIKAVNENFYILLSFIGMFKFNENW, encoded by the exons GCTGCTCAAAAACATTCCAGTGCAGTTGAAGTGTGTAAGAATGAAGTTTTGGATATGATGGCAGCTGCTGGAAACAATCTAGTTGAAGCAATGAACCTTATTGACACGCTCGAACGTCTTGGCATTTCATATCACTTTGAAAAGGAGATTGAAGATAAACTGCACCATTTCTTCAATGTAAATACGGATTATAGTGATGATAAGTCGTATGATTTGTACACTGTTGCACTTCATTTCCGTCTATTCAGGCAGCATGGCCACCGTTTATCTTCTG ACATTTTTGCAAGATGGGTCGATGTGAATGGCAAATTCCAAGAAGGCCTTAAGAATGACGGCAAGGGTTTGTTAAGTCTGTATGAAGCCTCGTACCTGAGAACACGTGGAGAAACTATACTGGATGATGCGCTTGAATTTGCTACTGCCACTCTCAAGTCCATAGCGCCACACCTTGAATCTCCTCTTAGCAAACAGGTTGTGCATGCTCTAATTCAACCCTTGCACTACGGAAATCCAAGAATTGAAGCTCGTTACTTTATCTCCATCTATGAAGAATACCAAGACAAGAATGAATCTCTCTTGAGGTTTGCTAAATTGGACTATAATCTATTGCAAATGCTACACAAGGAGGAGCTACATGAAGTCTCAAG GTGGTGGAAAGAACTGGACCTTGTCTCGAAACTTCCATATGCAAGAGATAGAGTGGTGGAGTGCTTCTTTTGGGCTATGGGAGTATACCATGAGCCACAGTTCTCTCGTGCTCGTGTCATGCTCACTAAAACTATCGCCATGACCTCAATCATAGATGACACTTATGATGCTTACGGTGTCATTGAAGAGCTCGACATTTTTACTGAGGCAATAGAGAG GTGGAATATTGAAGAGATGGATAAACTACCCGAGTATGTGAAGCCATTCTATAAAGCTCTTTTGGAACTCTATGAACaatttgaagaagaattgGCTAAAGAAGGAAGATCCTACGCTGCACACTATGCCATAGAATCT CTCAAAGAATTGGTGAGAAGCTACCATGTTGAGGCCAAGTGGTTCATACAAGGATATTTACCACCATTTGAGGAGTATCTAAAGAATGCCCTCATCACTTGCACTTACTGTTACCACACAACAACGGCGTTGCTGGGGGATGAATCTGCGACCAAGGAAGACTTCGAATGGCTAAGTGAGAAGCCTAAAATGCTTGTGGCAGGGCTACTCATATGTCGAGTCATTGACGACATAGCTACTTATGAGGTCGAAAAAGAAAGAGGTCAGAGTGCAACAGGCATAGAATCGTACATGAGAGACAATGGCGCCACAATAGAAGAAGCGGTGGCTAAATTCTTTGAAATAGCAACAGACGCATGGAAGGATATAAATGAGGAGTGTATGAGGCCATCTCCATATTCCAGAGATGTTTTGATGCGGATTCTGAATCTTGAACGCATAATTGATGTTACTTACAAAGGCAACGAAGATGGATACACTCAACCTGAGAAGGTTCTCAAGCCTCACATCGTTGCTTTGTTTGTCGATCCTATTGGAGTTGATCAGTTTATAAAAGCTGTAAATGAGAATTTCTACATATTACTATCTTTTATAGGAATGTTCAAGTTTAACGAAAATTGGTAG